One Desulfosoma sp. genomic window carries:
- a CDS encoding VanZ family protein: protein MLEALCEIRQVNLSRRTWGIVLIVYLGVLTVLALAPMDSHAWTPRFLVNISANVQNLMHIPCFGLLSLIALQTFMDAGKRRRVLTFIAVGISTVLYSGILETAQAFVPGRYGSLTDLLFNVVGIVGGLALWQGLEVVRSSIEKSSMGKS from the coding sequence ATGCTGGAGGCTCTTTGTGAGATCCGGCAAGTGAACTTGTCCAGGCGTACATGGGGCATTGTTTTGATTGTTTACTTAGGGGTGCTCACTGTCCTTGCTTTGGCGCCGATGGATTCCCATGCCTGGACCCCAAGATTCCTGGTGAATATTTCGGCGAATGTCCAAAACCTCATGCATATTCCGTGTTTCGGCTTGTTGTCGTTGATCGCACTTCAGACCTTCATGGACGCCGGCAAGAGACGTCGCGTTTTGACATTTATCGCAGTGGGAATAAGCACCGTCCTTTACAGTGGTATTCTGGAAACAGCCCAAGCCTTTGTTCCAGGCCGTTACGGATCCCTGACGGACCTTCTTTTCAACGTGGTGGGTATTGTGGGGGGTCTTGCCCTCTGGCAGGGGCTTGAAGTCGTGAGGTCGTCAATTGAGAAATCGTCAATGGGGAAGTCGTGA